Below is a genomic region from Catenuloplanes atrovinosus.
CGCGGCGCAGCAGCGTGTCGGACGCGCGCCACACGGTGCCCATGCCGCCGTGGCCCACCGCGGTGCGCAGGCTGTACCTGCCGCCGATGGTCGCGCCGGGGACGGCACGGCCTCCGGTCGGGCCGACAGAGGGGCTGTTCCACGTCGGAATCTGTGTCACTGGAAATGCCGCCCGGGGGAGTCGTGGGCCGGAACCAACCCCCCTATCTTGCGGGGTGGCTCGCCGTGAGGAAAGGTGCGGGGTACCAACTCTCCGCGAACTCGACCCTGTGTGTCCGCCGAGTGGCCCTCGGTCTATGTTTTATCGCGGGTGCGCAACGATGCCCGAACCGGCGGTGCGAAATACCTCACCCATCGATGGTGTCCCGAGTCATAGGATCGTCGAAATGAGGGATCGTTCAGGGGAGTCGGGTTTCCCGATCAAGCCGGTCTACGACGAGTCCGACCTCCCGCCCGGCTTGGCCGAGCGCCTCGGCGCGCCGGGGGCGTACCCGTACACGCGTGGCGTCTATCCGACCATGTATACGACCCGCCCGTGGACCATGCGGCAGTACGCCGGCTTCGGCACCGCGGCCGAGTCCAACGCCCGCTACCACGCGCTGCTCGCGGCCGGGACCATGGGCCTGTCCGTGGCGTTCGACCTGCCCACGCAGATGGGGTACGACTCGGACGAGCCGATCGCGCACGGCGAGGTGGGCAAGGTCGGCGTGGCGATCGACTCGATCGACGACATGCGGCTGCTGTTCGGCGGCATTCCGCTGGACAAGGTCTCCACGTCCATGACGATCAACGCGCCGGGCTCCGTGCTGCTGCTGCTCTATCAGCTGGTGGCGGAGGAGAATGGGATTCCCGGATCGGCGCTGAACGGCACGATCCAGAACGACATTCTCAAGGAGTACATCGCGCGGGGCACCTACATCTTCCCGCCGAAACCGTCGTTGCGGCTGGTCGCGGACACGTTCGCGTACTGCCGCAAGGAGACGCCGAAATGGAACACGATCTCCATCTCCGGCTATCACATGGCGGAGGCCGGCGCGACGCCCGTGCAGGAGGTCGCGTTCACGCTGGCCAACGGCGTGGAGTACGTGCGCGCCGCGATCGAGGCCGGCCTGGCCGTCGACGACTTCGCGCCCCGGCTGTCGTTCTTCTTCGTGGCCCGCACCACGCTGCTGGAGGAGGTCGCGAAGTTCCGCGCGGCGCGGCGCATCTGGGCCGGCCTGATGCGCGACGAGTTCGGCGCCACCGACCCGAAGTCGTTGATGCTGCGCTTCCACACCCAGACCGCGGGCGTGCAGCTCACCGCGCAGCAGCCGGAGGTGAACCTGATCCGGGTCGCGGTGCAGGCGCTCGGCGCGGTCCTGGGCGGCACCCAGTCGCTGCACACCAACTCGTACGACGAGGCGATCGCGCTGCCCACCGAGAAGGCGGCCCGGCTCGCGCTGCGCACCCAGCAGGTGCTCGCGCACGAGACCGACCTGACCGCGACCGTGGACCCGTTCGCCGGCTCGTACGTGGTGGAGGCGATGACCGACGAGATCGAGCGTGGCGCCCGCGAGCTGATCGACCGGGTCTTCGCGTTCGGCTCCTCGGTGGCGGCGATCGAGGCCGGGTTCCAGAAGCGGGAGATCGAGGCGTCCGCGTACCGGACCGCTCAGGAGATCGACGCCGGTGACCGCGTGGTGGTCGGCGTCAACCGGTTCGCGACCGACACCGAGGAGCCGTACGAGCCGCTGCGCGTGGACCCGGCGATCGAGGCCGCGCAGGCCGAGCGGCTGGCCCGGCTGCGCGCCGAGCGGGACGGTGACGCGGTGACGCGGGCGCTGTCGACGCTGCGTGACGCCGCCGCCGGTACCGAGAACGTGCTCTATCCGATGCGTGAGGCGCTGCGTGCGCGGGCTACCGTGGGTGAGGTCTGCCATGCCCTCCGCGACGTCTGGGGCACTTATCGCCCGTCCGAGACGTTCTGACCGCGCGGTGATCACTCGAACGAGTGGCGATCACCGATCCCGCCGCGCGGTGTGCGTTTGGCCTCATGGGGTACCAAGGAACGAGCGGCGGACCCTGCCGAAAGCGCGATAACGCCCCCTTGACCAGGGGTAATTTTGATCAGAACACCTGTTGGCTGTCCGGTGTATACGGGACTCGCCCGAAGTTCACTCGTGTCCCGTGACGCCGTAACGCGTTGTAGAAAGGGAGGTGGCGAGTGCCTGCGCAGGACCATGGCGCAGCCGGCGCCCCACCGACCCTCAAGCGTCCTTACCAGCGCTTTCGTGACGGACCGCGACCCGATCACTACCGTAACGAGGTTGCGCAGCGTCACCATTTGAGGTCTAGGCTGTCCGAGTCAACATCCATCCCCATCAACAGTGATCGAGAATCCGACGTGACGAGTGCGTTGACGCTGCCGAGCAGCGAGCTGACGTCGTCCTGGCCCGATACTCCACCCGGGGCCGACCCCCTGCCCGGTCAACTCGACCGATGGCTCGCGTCACGAGGGGCCGAGCTGGTAGCCGTACGCCGGCACATCCACGCGCACCCGGAGCTGTCCTACCACGAGTTCGAGACCGCGGCGCTGGTCGCGCGCGAGCTCGCGGTGGCCGGGCTGAAGCCGCGGTTCCTGCCCAAGGGCAACGGCGTGATCTGCGACATCGGCACCGGCGACCGGGTGATCGCGTTCCGGGCCGACCTCGACGCGCTGCCCATCCAGGACACCAAGGACGTGGCGTACCGGTCCACCGTCGACGGCGTGATGCACGCCTGCGGCCACGACGTGCACACCACGATCCTGCTCGGCCTCGGCCTGGCGCTGGCCAAGCTGAACGAGGAGGGTCAGCTGCCCGGCCGGGTGCGGCTGCTGTTCCAGCCCGCCGAGGAGTCCATCCCGTCCGGCGCGCCGCACGTCATCGCGGCCGGCGGGCTCAAGGACGTCGCCGCGATCTTCGCGCTGCACTGCTACCCGCAGCTCCCGGCCGGCCTGGTCGGCGTGCGCTCCGGCCCGTTCACGGCCGCGGCGGACACGCTCGAGGTGCGGCTGCGCGGCGCCGGCGGGCACACCGCCCGCCCGCACCTGACCACGGACCTGGTGCACGCGCTGGGCCGGGTGATCGTGGACGTGCCCGCGCTGCTGGACCGGCGGATGGACGCCCGCGCCGGCGTCTCCATGGTCTGGGGCACCGTGCACGCCGGCGAGGCGTACAACGCGATCCCGGCCGAGGGCTACGCCAAGGGCACCATCCGCATCCTCAGCCGCGAGGCGTGGCGGGAGGCGCCCGAGCTGATCACCCGCCTGATCAAGGACGTGGTGGCGGCGACCGGCGCGGAGGCCGACGTGGTCTACACGCGCGGCGTGCCGCCGGTGATCAACGACCGGATGACGTCCGCCGTGATCGCGGCCGCGGCCGGCGCCGCGCTCGGCCCCGAGCGGGTGGTCGAGGCCGAGATCAGCATGGGCGGCGAGGACTTCGCGTTCTACCTGGAGCAGGTGCCGGGCACCATGATCCGGCTGGGCACCAGCACGCCCGGGTCCGAGATCCGCCGGGACATCCACCAGGCCGGCTTCGACGTGGACGAACGCGCGATCGGATACGGCATCCGGGTGATGGCGCACACCGCGCTCGCGGCGCTCGCCAGCGGCGCGTTCTGACAGATCAAGATCATTCGAGGGTACGGGTGGCCCGTTCGCCGAGACGGCGGACGGGCCACCCGTCGCCCTTGGTGATCAGGGGGCCGAGGCCGGCGGCGGGGCGCTCACCGGGATGACCGGGCGGCGGCGCCGCGACCGGCGCCAGAGCAGCACCAGCGCCAGCACCGGCAGCCCCAGCCCGGCCAGCCACGGCAGCAGCAGGCCGACCAGCGTGAGCACGCCCGCGCCGAACGACAGGAACGAGTTCCAGCCGTTGCGCAGGCCGAACAGGAAGCCGCTGCGCTCCTCCGGCTCCTCCTCGGCCACCGGCGCGGTGTCCTGCACCAGCTCGACCGTGAGCGTGGAGAGCGCGGACAGGTCCTTCAGCCGGTCCCGCTTCGCCTCCAGCGAGGCCAGGTCCGCCTGCCGCCGGGCCAGCTCGTTCTCCAGCGAGACCAGGTCGTTCAGCGTCTTCGCCTGGGCCAGCAGCTTGCGGGCGCTCTCCACCTGCGCGCGCTGGCTGGCGATCCGCGAGTCCAGGTCGACGACCGCCTCGGTCACGTCCTGCGCGTCGACCTTCCGGTTCTCCTGCTCGCCGAGCGCCGCGATCTTGCCGAGCGTGTCGTAGAACGCGTCCCGCGGAATCCGCAGCGTGATGGTGGCCTTCTCGTACGGCGTGCCGGTGGGGTTCACGTCCGAGGTGCGCGCGTCCGCGCCGACGAACCCGCCGGCCGCCTCGACCAGCCGGATCGTCTCCTCGGCCCGCGCGGTCACGTCCGTGACCCGGACCGTCACCGAGCCGGTGTAGATCACGTCTCGGTTGATCACCGGTGCGCCGCCGCCACCACCGGACGCGGGCGTTTGCTCACCGGAGCCCGAGCCGGTGCCGGTGCCCGCGCCGCCGTCGTCCGCGCTGCCGTCGTCCGTGGCGCCGTTGTTCTGCGGCTTCGCGGGCGCGGCGGCCGGCGCCTCGCCCGCGGTGCTGGCGGCCTCTTCGGAACCGCCCGCGCCGCAGCCGGTCAGCGCGAGCGTGAGCGCCAGACCCGTCGCGCCGAACGCGGTGAGTGCGCGATGTCGTCGTACCGTGGCCATGGTGTGTCCGATCCCCTCGTCAGACGCGCGCCGTGGCGGCGCGTGCGTGATCGATCAGACGCACCCGGCGGATGAACCGGTTCCGCGCGGGAACCTTCGGTAGCGTCACGGTTCGGCCGCGAGACGGCCACGGCCAGAAGGAGGCGTCGATGCGGATCACGAAGTTCACCCATGCCTGCGTCCGGCTGGAGCGCGACGGCGCGGTGCTGGTCATCGACCCGGGCGCGTTCAGTGAACGGGACGCGCTGGACGGTGCGGACGCGATCCTGATCACGCACGAGCACATCGACCACGCGGAGCCGGAGCGGATCGCGGCCGTGGTCAAGGAGCGCGGCGTGCCGGTCTTCGCGCACCCGGGCGTGGCGGCCGCGCTGCCGGAGCTGACCAGCGTGATCACCACGGTGCAGCCGGGCGAGTCGATCGAGGCGGCCGGCTTCGCGGTGAGCGCGCACGGCGGCGCGCACCAGATCATCCACCCGGACATCCCGCGGGTACCGAACCTGGCCTGGCTGGTCGAGGCGGACGGCACGAACGTCTACCACCCGGGCGACTCGTTCGCGCGCCCGGACGGCGTCGACGTGGACACGCTGTTCCTGCCGATCTCCGGGCCGTGGATGCGGATGGCCGAGGCCGTCGACTTCGCCCGCGAGGTCAACCCGCGGCGCGCGTTCGCGCTGCACGACGCCCTGCTCAGCGATATCGGGCTGGGCGTGGTCGGGCGGAACCTGGAACGGCTGCTGGACGTGGAGTACGCCCGGCTCCAGCCCGGGACCACCGTGTCGTGACCGTCGGCGCGGACCTGGTCTGGCGGCTCTACGGCGAGCCGCCGGAGCGTTTCACGGCCGCCCGGGACCGGGCCGTGGCCGAGGCGCGGGCGCGCGGTGACGCGGCCGGGGCGAAGGAGATCGCGGCGCTGCGCAAGCCCACGATCGCGGCCTGGCTGGTCAACCTGCTGGCGATCCGCCGCCCGGAGCTGCTGGCCGACCTGGCCGCGCTGGCCGGCGAGATGCGCGCCGCCCAGCGCGAGCTGCGCGGCGCGCAGCTGCGCGAGCTGTCCGCGCAGCGGCGGCGCGTGGTGTCGTCGCTGGTGGCCGAGGTGCGCACGCTGGCCGGCGCGGCCGGGGTGAGCACCGCGAAGCTGCCGCTGAACGAGGTGGAGGACACGCTGAACGCGGCACTGTCCGATGAGGGGATCGCGGCGTCGGTCCGATCCGGACGGCTGCTGCGCCCGGTGTCCTACGCCGGGTTCGGCGAGGTGCCCCGCCCGAGACTGCGCCTGGTGACGGCCGAGCCCGGCGCCGCCTCCGAAGAGGACGGACCGGGCCGCGCGCGGCCCGGCGAGACCCGGACGAGCCGCCCGCGGCGGGAGGAGCCGAAGGCCGGGGCGCGCAGGAGGGAGGCGGCCCGCGAGGCCGAGGCGGCCGCGCGGCGCGCGCTGGAACGGGCCGAACGCGAGGCACTGCGCGAGCGCGAACAGGCCGACGTGGACCTCGCCGCCGCCGAGGACGCCGAGCGCGCCGCCGTCGCCGCGATCGCGGACCTGACCGAGCGGATCGCCGCGTTGCAGGCGGAGCGCGCCGAGGCCGAGCACGAGGCCGGCCGGCGCAGGCTCGCGCGCCGGACCGCGGAGCGCGCCGCGAGCGCGGCCCGGCGCCGGCACGGTGACGCGGCCGCCGCGCTGGAGGCCGCCGGGGGCACGCCGGGACCGTTCGTCGAGCCCGCGGCGCCGTTCGCCGACGGGGGCGGGCGGAAAGCTGCGGCACGCCGGGGCAGGGCTGACCGTGGCGGCGCCACCAAGGCAGAATCGGGCGCGTGACCCCCGACCAGGCGGCGGCTGCCGCGAAGGCGCACGTGCTGCGTCTCGGCGGGGCGTTCGCGGAGGACCCGCTGACGCTGCAACGCGCGCGGCGGCTCGGCCTCTCCGGCTGGGCGTACTACGTGGCCGCGCGCGGCGGCGCGCTGGGCGACGTGCGGGCGGACACGGTGGCGGCCGCGCTCGGGTTCATAGCGCCGGACGCGGTCTCGGACGGGTGGGACGCCGCCGCGACCGTGCTGCCGCCGTCGAAGATAGCGGCCGAGCACCTGTCCGAGTGCGCGCGCTGGGGCGTCGAGCGGCTGTCCACGTTCCCGCGGCTGACCCGGCTGATCGAGCTGTGCCGGCGCGTGGTGCTGGCCGCGGACCCGGCCGGGCTGCCGCTGTTCGCGGCGTGGCGGGCGATGCCGGTGCCGGACCACCGCGCGGGCGGGCAGGCCGCGGTGCTGCTGCACCTGATGCGTGAGCACCGCAACGGCGCGCACCTGCTGGCCGCGCGGGTCAGCGGACTGAGCCCGCTGGAGGCGGTGATCTCCGGCCCGGAGGGCGAGGCCGGCGCCGTGGCGTACGGCTGGCAGCCGCCCTACCCGAAGGTGCCGCCGCTGGTCCGGCGCCGGCTGTGGGCGGACTCGGTCACCGACCGGATCGCCGGCCAGGCGTTCGAGGTGCTCACCCTGACCGAGCGCGCGGAACTGCTCGGCCTGCTGGAGTCCGCCTGCGCGCTGATCTGGCCGGAGGACCGGCCCGGTGGCTAATCCGGCTTCGCCGTGCGGGTGGGCCGGGCGCGCAGCTCGGCCACGTAGTCGTCGGGGGCGCCGGCCGCCTGTGCCGCGTTGGCGATCTCGGTGAGGTACCAGGAGGTGGGCAGGCCGCCCTCGTACCCGTTGAGCACGTAGACCCACGCGGTGACCTCACCCTCCAGGGTGGCGACCCGCACGGTCAGCTTCCGGTAGGTGCCGGAGTTCACCCCCTCGACCTCGTCGAGCTGCGCGGCGTCGAACTCGTCGACGTCGTACAGGGCCACGAACACGCGGTCGCCCGGCGACTCCACCACCGTGGTGACGGCGCCCTCCCAGCCGAGGACGTCCTCCCCGGCGAAGGTCAGCCGCCAACCCTCCAGCCACCCGACCCCGATCATGGGCGAGTGCGGAGCGTAAGCATGCATGCGGGCTGGGTCGAGGTTTGAGCCATACGCGGCGTAATGACGCACGGCGATGACGATAGCCCGGCCGACGGTTGGGGGAGAATATGACCGAGCGTGTCGTATCTGGTTTACGGGGAAAAACCAGATCGTGGTTGGGAGGAATGGCATGGGCGAGGGGCCTGCTTCGGGCGGAATCGTCATCATCGGTGGCGGTCCGGCCGGATACGAGGCGGCGCTGGTCGCCGCGCAGCTGGGGGCCGAGGTGACGGTGGTCGAGCAGGACGGCGCGGGCGGTGCCTGCGTGCTGTTCGACTGCGTACCCTCGAAGACCTTCATCGCCAGCTCCGGGGTGGTGACGGCGTTCCGGGACACGGAGGAGTTCGGCATCGACTCCGACGGCCTGGAGGCGGTCACCGTGGACGCGCCCGCGGTGCACGCGCGGGTGAAGCGGCTGGCGCTGGCGCAGTCGTCGGACATCCACGAAAAGCTGATCAAGGCGGGTGTGACCATGGTGTCCGGCCGGGCGCGCCTCGGCGACGACACGCTCGGTCACACTCACCGGGTGCTGGTCACGCCGGACAATGGTGACTCCGAGTATTCGATTGATGCCTCAACGGTTCTGATCGCCACCGGCGCGACGCCGCGCCAGCTCCCGTCCGCCATGCCGGACGGCGAGCGCATCCTGACCTGGCGGGAGATCTACGACCTGCCGGAACTGCCGGAGCACCTGATCGTGGTCGGGTCCGGGGTCACCGGTGCGGAGTTCGCCAGCGCCTACCTGGCGATGGGAATTGACGTGACGTTGGTCTCCAGCCGCGACCGGGTGATGCCGCACGAGGACGCGGACGCGGCCATGGCGATCGAGCGCGTGTTCCGCTCCCGCGGCATGAACATCCTCAACAACTCGCGCGCCGAGTCGGTGGTCCGCGGCGGCGACGGCGTCAAGGTCACGCTCGCCGACGGCCGCGAGGTCTTCGGCTCGCACGCCCTGATGGCGGTCGGCTCCATCCCCAACACGCAGAACCTGGGCCTGGAGGAGTACGGCGTCGCGGTGGCCAAGGGCGGCTACATCACGGTGGACCGCACCTCGCGCACGAACGTGCCGGGCATCTACGCGGCCGGCGACTGCACCGGCGTGCTGCCGCTGGCCAGCGTCGCCGCCATGCAGGGCCGGATCGCGATGTGGCACGCGCTCGGCGACGCGGTCCGCCCGCTGCGGCTGCGCACGGTCGCGGCGAACGTGTTCACCGATCCGGAACTGGCCACGGTCGGTGTCTCCCAGGACGAGGTGGACGCCGGCAAGGTCACCGCGCGCCAGGTGATGCTGCCGCTGAACGGCAACGCCCGCGCCAAGATGGACGATCTGCACGACGGCTTCGTGAAGATGTTCTGCCGGCCGAGCGGGCACGTGATCGGCGGCGTGGTGGTGGCGCCCAAGGCCAGCGAGCTGATCCAGCAGATCGCGCTGGCGGTGGAGAACAACCTCACGGTGGATCAGCTCGCCCAGACCATCACGATCTACCCGTCGCTGTCCGGTTCGGTGGCCGAGGCCGCGCGCCAGCTCATGCTGCACGACCTGGAGTAGGCGCGGCGGCCCGACTCACCGGGGCGAAACGTCCACATTTGGCGCTCGGTTCGCCGCGCGGCGCGTACCGTAGAGGGGCCCACGACATCGGGTCCCCCGTTCTCGATGTCGGGCGTCGGCACCACCCGCCGGTCGCTCGCGATGCAGGCCGGCGGCGCGCGGTGCCGGGGCCGCCGGCAGGTCCCGTGCCGGCGGCCCGCGCACACGCCGCGACCATGCAAGATCCGTAATGCGCCCGCAACGAGATCGGCGTAATTTCCAGCGCATGGCGGACCTGTTCGAGGACTATCGCCTCGGCCCCGGATGGGACGAGATGTTCGGCGAGCCCGGCATGCCGCGGGAGATCTACGAGGCGCTGCACGGCACGCTGCAGCCGCTCTCCAGCGCCGAGCTCGGCGTGCGCGCGGACGTGCTGGCCCGCGTGTTCCTCGACCAGGGCATCACGTTCGCGCTCAAGGGCGTGGAGCGGCCGTTCCCGCTGGACATCGTGCCCCGGATCATCGCGAACGCGGAGTGGGAGGCGGTCTCCGCCGGCGTCGCGCAGCGCATCCGCGCGCTGGAGGCGTTCCTCGCCGACGTCTACGGCCCCGGCCAGGTGCTCAAGGACGGCGTGGTGCCCCGCCGGGTGGTGATGACCTCGGGCGGCTTCCACCGCGCGGCGTTCGGGATCACGCCGCACAACGGGGTGCGCGTGCACGTCGCCGGCGTCGACCTGATCCGCGACGAGCGGGGCGTGTTCCGGGTGCTGGAGGACAACGTCCGCATCCCGTCCGGGGTCAGCTATGTGATGGAGAACCGGCGTGCGATGGCGCACGTGCTGCCGGAGGTGTTCGCGGCCACCCGGGTCTGCCCGGTCGACTCGTACCCCGCGATGCTGCTCACCGCGCTGCGCGCCGCCGCACCGGTCGGCATCAACGACCCGACCGTGGTGGTGCTGACGCCGGGCGTGCACAACTCCGCCTACTTCGAGCACACGCTGCTGGCCCGCGAGATGGGCGTGGAGCTGGTCGAGGGCCGCGACCTGATCTGCGTGGGCAATGAGGTCGCGATGCGCACCACGGCCGGCGAGCAGCGGGTCGACGTGATCTACCGCCGGGTCGACGACGAGTTCCTCGACCCGGTGCAGTTCCGGGCCGACTCCGTGCTCGGCGTGGCCGGCCTGATCAACGCGGCCCGCGCCGGGCGGGTCACCATCGCGAACGCGGTGGGCAACGGCATCGCGGACGACAAGCTGCTCTACACGTACGTGCCGGAGCTGATCCGCTACTACCTCAACGAGGAACCGCTGCTGCCCAACGTGGACACGTACCGGCTGGAGGAGCCGGACGCGCTGGCCCACGTGATCGACCGGCTGGACGAGCTGGTGCTCAAGCCGGTCGACGGCGCCGGTGGCGCGGGCATCGTGATCGGCTCGCAGGCCTCGGACGAGGAACTGGCCGCGGCCCGCGAACGGGTGCTCGCCGACCCGCGCGGCTGGATCGCGCAGCGCGAGGTGAAGCTCTCGATGGTGCCCACGCTGGTCGGCAACCGGCTGCGCGCCCGGCACGTGGACCTGCGCCCGTTCGCGGTCAACGACGGCGAGCGGATCCGGGTGCTGCCCGGCGGCCTGACCCGGGTGGCGCTGCCGGAGGGCGCCCTGGTGGTGAACTCCAGCCAGGGCGGCGGCTCCAAGGACACCTGGATTCTGGCGGCGGAACCGTCCCTGCCGGACGGCCCGCCGGTGCTGGAGCACGTCGAGCCGGACCCGGCGCTGGAACAGCTGGTCGAGGGCCACGCCGCGCCGGACCCTGGCCCCGGCACCGCGGCCACCGGCGGTCAGGAGCAGCAGGAGCAGCAACAGCAGGGGAGGTACGCCGCATGCTGAGCCGGATCGCCGAGTCGCTCTACTGGATCGGCCGGTACGTGGAGCGCGCCGAGGACACCGCGCGCATCCTCGACGTGCACCTGCACCGCATGCTCGCCGACCCGTGGATCGACGAGCAGACCGCCTGCCGCTCGCTGCTGTCCGTGATGGGCGTGGCGACGGTCGAGCCGCCCTACACGTCCGCGCGCATGGTCGGCCTGCTCGGCCTGGACGAGCGGAACCCGAGCGCGGTCACCGGCGCGCTCGCCGCCGCCCGGGAGAACGCGCGCGGCGCCCGCGAGACGATCTCCGCGGAGATGTGGGAGTGCCTGAACGCGACCTGGCACGGCCTGCCGGACGCCCGCCGCCGCGTCGACCAGCAGGGCGTGCACGCGTTCTTCCGCTGGGTGCGCGAGCGCTGCTCGGTGATGACCGGGCTGACCGACGCCACCATGAGCCGCGACGAGGGCTGGCTGTTCCTGGTGCTGGGCCGCAGCGTGGAGCGGGTGGACATGACCGCGCGGCTGCTCTCCACGCACGTCGGCGCGGGCGGCAGCATCCCGTCGTGGCTGACGCTGCTGCGTTCCTGCGGCGCCTGGGAGACGTTCCTGCGCACGTACCGCGGCGCGCTGGACGACCGGCACGCGGCCGAGTTCCTGCTGCTGGACCGGCTCTTCCCGCGCTCGGTCTTCGCGGCGCTGGCCACCGCCGAGTCGTGCCTGCGCGACCTGGAGCCGGAGCCGGGCCGCGCGGG
It encodes:
- a CDS encoding acyl-CoA mutase large subunit family protein, which gives rise to MRDRSGESGFPIKPVYDESDLPPGLAERLGAPGAYPYTRGVYPTMYTTRPWTMRQYAGFGTAAESNARYHALLAAGTMGLSVAFDLPTQMGYDSDEPIAHGEVGKVGVAIDSIDDMRLLFGGIPLDKVSTSMTINAPGSVLLLLYQLVAEENGIPGSALNGTIQNDILKEYIARGTYIFPPKPSLRLVADTFAYCRKETPKWNTISISGYHMAEAGATPVQEVAFTLANGVEYVRAAIEAGLAVDDFAPRLSFFFVARTTLLEEVAKFRAARRIWAGLMRDEFGATDPKSLMLRFHTQTAGVQLTAQQPEVNLIRVAVQALGAVLGGTQSLHTNSYDEAIALPTEKAARLALRTQQVLAHETDLTATVDPFAGSYVVEAMTDEIERGARELIDRVFAFGSSVAAIEAGFQKREIEASAYRTAQEIDAGDRVVVGVNRFATDTEEPYEPLRVDPAIEAAQAERLARLRAERDGDAVTRALSTLRDAAAGTENVLYPMREALRARATVGEVCHALRDVWGTYRPSETF
- a CDS encoding amidohydrolase, which produces MPAQDHGAAGAPPTLKRPYQRFRDGPRPDHYRNEVAQRHHLRSRLSESTSIPINSDRESDVTSALTLPSSELTSSWPDTPPGADPLPGQLDRWLASRGAELVAVRRHIHAHPELSYHEFETAALVARELAVAGLKPRFLPKGNGVICDIGTGDRVIAFRADLDALPIQDTKDVAYRSTVDGVMHACGHDVHTTILLGLGLALAKLNEEGQLPGRVRLLFQPAEESIPSGAPHVIAAGGLKDVAAIFALHCYPQLPAGLVGVRSGPFTAAADTLEVRLRGAGGHTARPHLTTDLVHALGRVIVDVPALLDRRMDARAGVSMVWGTVHAGEAYNAIPAEGYAKGTIRILSREAWREAPELITRLIKDVVAATGAEADVVYTRGVPPVINDRMTSAVIAAAAGAALGPERVVEAEISMGGEDFAFYLEQVPGTMIRLGTSTPGSEIRRDIHQAGFDVDERAIGYGIRVMAHTALAALASGAF
- a CDS encoding DUF4349 domain-containing protein; translation: MATVRRHRALTAFGATGLALTLALTGCGAGGSEEAASTAGEAPAAAPAKPQNNGATDDGSADDGGAGTGTGSGSGEQTPASGGGGGAPVINRDVIYTGSVTVRVTDVTARAEETIRLVEAAGGFVGADARTSDVNPTGTPYEKATITLRIPRDAFYDTLGKIAALGEQENRKVDAQDVTEAVVDLDSRIASQRAQVESARKLLAQAKTLNDLVSLENELARRQADLASLEAKRDRLKDLSALSTLTVELVQDTAPVAEEEPEERSGFLFGLRNGWNSFLSFGAGVLTLVGLLLPWLAGLGLPVLALVLLWRRSRRRRPVIPVSAPPPASAP
- a CDS encoding MBL fold metallo-hydrolase gives rise to the protein MRITKFTHACVRLERDGAVLVIDPGAFSERDALDGADAILITHEHIDHAEPERIAAVVKERGVPVFAHPGVAAALPELTSVITTVQPGESIEAAGFAVSAHGGAHQIIHPDIPRVPNLAWLVEADGTNVYHPGDSFARPDGVDVDTLFLPISGPWMRMAEAVDFAREVNPRRAFALHDALLSDIGLGVVGRNLERLLDVEYARLQPGTTVS
- a CDS encoding SCO6745 family protein, translated to MTPDQAAAAAKAHVLRLGGAFAEDPLTLQRARRLGLSGWAYYVAARGGALGDVRADTVAAALGFIAPDAVSDGWDAAATVLPPSKIAAEHLSECARWGVERLSTFPRLTRLIELCRRVVLAADPAGLPLFAAWRAMPVPDHRAGGQAAVLLHLMREHRNGAHLLAARVSGLSPLEAVISGPEGEAGAVAYGWQPPYPKVPPLVRRRLWADSVTDRIAGQAFEVLTLTERAELLGLLESACALIWPEDRPGG
- a CDS encoding gamma-glutamylcyclotransferase family protein; translation: MRHYAAYGSNLDPARMHAYAPHSPMIGVGWLEGWRLTFAGEDVLGWEGAVTTVVESPGDRVFVALYDVDEFDAAQLDEVEGVNSGTYRKLTVRVATLEGEVTAWVYVLNGYEGGLPTSWYLTEIANAAQAAGAPDDYVAELRARPTRTAKPD
- a CDS encoding NAD(P)H-quinone dehydrogenase encodes the protein MGEGPASGGIVIIGGGPAGYEAALVAAQLGAEVTVVEQDGAGGACVLFDCVPSKTFIASSGVVTAFRDTEEFGIDSDGLEAVTVDAPAVHARVKRLALAQSSDIHEKLIKAGVTMVSGRARLGDDTLGHTHRVLVTPDNGDSEYSIDASTVLIATGATPRQLPSAMPDGERILTWREIYDLPELPEHLIVVGSGVTGAEFASAYLAMGIDVTLVSSRDRVMPHEDADAAMAIERVFRSRGMNILNNSRAESVVRGGDGVKVTLADGREVFGSHALMAVGSIPNTQNLGLEEYGVAVAKGGYITVDRTSRTNVPGIYAAGDCTGVLPLASVAAMQGRIAMWHALGDAVRPLRLRTVAANVFTDPELATVGVSQDEVDAGKVTARQVMLPLNGNARAKMDDLHDGFVKMFCRPSGHVIGGVVVAPKASELIQQIALAVENNLTVDQLAQTITIYPSLSGSVAEAARQLMLHDLE
- a CDS encoding circularly permuted type 2 ATP-grasp protein produces the protein MADLFEDYRLGPGWDEMFGEPGMPREIYEALHGTLQPLSSAELGVRADVLARVFLDQGITFALKGVERPFPLDIVPRIIANAEWEAVSAGVAQRIRALEAFLADVYGPGQVLKDGVVPRRVVMTSGGFHRAAFGITPHNGVRVHVAGVDLIRDERGVFRVLEDNVRIPSGVSYVMENRRAMAHVLPEVFAATRVCPVDSYPAMLLTALRAAAPVGINDPTVVVLTPGVHNSAYFEHTLLAREMGVELVEGRDLICVGNEVAMRTTAGEQRVDVIYRRVDDEFLDPVQFRADSVLGVAGLINAARAGRVTIANAVGNGIADDKLLYTYVPELIRYYLNEEPLLPNVDTYRLEEPDALAHVIDRLDELVLKPVDGAGGAGIVIGSQASDEELAAARERVLADPRGWIAQREVKLSMVPTLVGNRLRARHVDLRPFAVNDGERIRVLPGGLTRVALPEGALVVNSSQGGGSKDTWILAAEPSLPDGPPVLEHVEPDPALEQLVEGHAAPDPGPGTAATGGQEQQEQQQQGRYAAC
- a CDS encoding alpha-E domain-containing protein; this translates as MLSRIAESLYWIGRYVERAEDTARILDVHLHRMLADPWIDEQTACRSLLSVMGVATVEPPYTSARMVGLLGLDERNPSAVTGALAAARENARGARETISAEMWECLNATWHGLPDARRRVDQQGVHAFFRWVRERCSVMTGLTDATMSRDEGWLFLVLGRSVERVDMTARLLSTHVGAGGSIPSWLTLLRSCGAWETFLRTYRGALDDRHAAEFLLLDRLFPRSVFAALATAESCLRDLEPEPGRAGVATEAQRIVGRARTNLEFRGADELLGDLGTVLAGLQRTCSQVNDAVSRRYFRQTGAVRWVSEVAV